The Petrocella atlantisensis genome has a window encoding:
- a CDS encoding relaxase/mobilization nuclease domain-containing protein encodes MAVIEFINGKNDSLSALKRVLEYINNSAKTEELLKGSHNCNIQKSYNDMYMSKRVQNKVKGRQYVHFTQSFAPYDKVTPELVKKIADELVQHQSFNGYQVAYAVHTDRDHLHTHFVVNTVHMESGKKWRQSREELQAFKDYSDDLCRKYGLIITKGKKGNHVNRGEYRTKDKGMSWKYELFLAVKHCKWSSMSKDDFISNMNKLGYSVNWKDERKYITFSNKEGNKCRNRKLYPPEHFTKEALLNAFEKNAQFAKERTQENTIEMLLSSIKLLQSQDHSSNAKHYPLSILEGNGLKDKIAEIKKGKGLDWDKDNGMDM; translated from the coding sequence ATGGCAGTCATCGAATTTATTAATGGAAAGAATGATTCATTATCAGCTTTAAAAAGAGTTCTTGAATATATCAATAATAGTGCTAAGACTGAAGAACTTTTAAAAGGTAGTCATAACTGTAATATTCAAAAATCGTATAATGACATGTACATGAGTAAGCGAGTTCAGAATAAGGTGAAAGGCAGACAATATGTTCATTTCACACAAAGTTTTGCTCCTTACGACAAAGTAACACCGGAACTAGTGAAGAAAATTGCAGACGAATTGGTACAACACCAATCTTTTAATGGGTATCAAGTGGCATACGCTGTTCATACGGACAGAGATCACTTGCATACCCATTTTGTCGTTAATACGGTCCATATGGAAAGCGGCAAGAAGTGGCGGCAAAGTCGTGAAGAATTGCAAGCTTTTAAAGATTATTCTGATGACCTTTGTAGAAAGTATGGATTGATTATCACCAAAGGGAAAAAAGGTAATCACGTCAACAGAGGCGAATATCGAACAAAAGACAAAGGCATGAGTTGGAAGTATGAATTATTCCTTGCAGTAAAGCATTGTAAATGGTCTTCAATGAGTAAAGATGACTTCATTAGCAACATGAATAAGTTAGGTTACTCAGTCAATTGGAAGGATGAACGAAAATACATCACCTTCAGTAATAAAGAAGGTAATAAATGTAGGAATAGAAAATTATATCCACCAGAGCATTTTACCAAAGAAGCACTATTAAATGCCTTTGAGAAAAATGCACAGTTTGCAAAAGAAAGGACTCAAGAAAACACTATTGAAATGTTGCTATCAAGTATTAAGCTATTACAGTCACAGGATCATTCATCAAATGCTAAACATTACCCACTATCAATATTAGAAGGGAACGGGCTTAAGGACAAAATAGCAGAAATCAAGAAAGGTAAAGGTTTGGATTGGGACAAAGATAATGGGATGGAC
- a CDS encoding plasmid mobilization protein: MIVIRKSKFIGFRVTQREFQEIDNKAKKAKLNISQYVSLSALDKDILMFDDMKEMNRQLSKIGNNLNQLTMLAHQGKIKEVNLSKVSEDTSGMLEELCEYLKGKR, from the coding sequence GTGATTGTTATTCGAAAAAGTAAATTTATAGGATTTAGAGTAACTCAACGTGAATTTCAAGAGATTGATAACAAAGCAAAAAAAGCAAAACTAAACATCAGCCAATACGTATCCTTGTCCGCACTGGACAAGGATATTTTAATGTTCGACGATATGAAAGAGATGAATCGACAGCTTTCTAAAATTGGTAATAATCTAAATCAATTAACCATGTTAGCACATCAAGGAAAAATCAAGGAGGTGAACCTGTCAAAGGTAAGTGAAGATACATCAGGTATGTTGGAAGAATTATGTGAATATTTGAAAGGAAAGAGGTGA